The Usitatibacter rugosus genome segment CCACCAGCTCGACCACACCGTCGCGCTGCACGGCGAGGGGAAGGTGCCCGGCCTCACGTTCAACCCGAGTCCCGTCGTGTTCGCCAACGTGACGATCGGCACCGTCGGCGGGAGCTACGCGAGGGCGACGATCGGAAACAGCAGCGGCGCTCCGGTCGTGATCTCGAACCTCTACACCGGCACCGGCACGTTCCTGATCTTCGGCGACACGTGCGGACCAAAGCCGTACACGCTCGCTTCCGGGGCCTCCTGCTACGTGGACATGCTCTTCATGCCTGGCGTCGTCGGTCCGCATTCGGGCAGCCTGCAAGTCGCCTCCAATGTTCCCAGCGGGCCGCAGTCCGTGCCGCTGCAGGGGATGGCAACGGGGACACCGACGCTGACAGCCGTGCCGAATCCCGTCGCGTTCGGAATGGTGCCGGTGGGGCAGAGCGGGATCCAGCAGCTGAAGATACGGAACACCGGGACGATGCTGGCCTTCGTGGACGGCTTCACGATCGCGGGCGCGAATCCGGCGATGTTCCGGATCATCAAGTCGATGTGCCAGAACGGCGTGCCGCCGACCACCATCGAGCCGGGGCAGGCGTGCGAGTTCGTGATCGCCTACCTGCCGACTGCCTCGGCGACGCACCAGGCCGTGTTGCGGGCGAACCTCTCGATGGGGGTGGCACCGTTCGACGTGCCCATGAGCGGGATGGCGCGCTAGTCGCGCGTGAACGTCGCGATCCAGTTCGCTTCCCAATTCTTGCCGCCATCGTCGGAGAAGGCCTGTTCGAGACGGAAGGCCTTCTCCGTGATGCCGGAGAAGACGAAGCGGACGAAGATCGCGCGGTCGCGGAACGTCTCCTGGTTGTAGAACTCGCCGCGGCCGTCCTTGAAGCCGCCGATCATCGGCGTGCCGATCGTGCCGCCGGCGCTGTTCGAGAACGAGATGCTCCATTGGCCGGTCGTCGGGTTGTGCACGCGCAGGCTCAGGCCCTGGATGCGGCCGGCGGCGCCCTCGAGCTCGATCTCTCCGAGATTGGCTTTACCGCCCCACACCTTGCGCACGATCGACGTGCCGCGATACTCCACCCACTTGTCGGAGCCGGTCAGCGGATCGAGGCGGCGTTTCAGATGCGCCTTCCAGTCGCCGAACTCGAAGTCGAAGTCGTTCGGGGCCGCCAGTGCGGCGAGCGGGATCGTCATGACGAGGGCCAGTAACAGTCGGGGTGCGCGCATCGCGGTAAATTAGCGCGGTCACCCGCCTTCGAACAGAAGGCACCTGGAGGTTCCCATGGCCCGTGCCCGCACCAACCCCCTCGCCGACTGCCCCTACACCGCGACGAATGCGGCGCTCGGCGGGAAGTGGAAGCTGATCATCGTCTATTGGCTCGGCGAATCTCCGCGCCACTTCGCCGCGCTGCGCGAACGCATGTTCGGCATCTCGCAGAAGGTGCTCACGCAGCAATTGCGCGAGCTGGTCGCGGACGGGATCGTGGAGCGGATGGAGACGGGGAAGGTGCCGGCGAAGGTGGTCTATTCGCTGACGGAGCACGGGAAGACCGTGATGCCGCTGCTGCACAGCGTGCGTCATTGGGGAATGGCGCACCTGGAGCGGGACGGAGGGCCGAGGCCCTCCTCCTGCTAGGTCATATCCCGCTGCCAGATCCCTTCCGGCTGCCCGTCACATCCGGCCGAACTTGCCGGCGTTGAAGTCCACGACCGCCTTCACGATCTCCTCGCGCGTGTTCATCACGAAGGGGCCGTGGCCGACGACCGGCTCGTCGATGGGCTCGCCCGCGAGCAGCAGGACCTTGGCGTCGCTTTTGGCTTCGATCGTGACGCCGCCGCCCTCGGTGGAAAGCGTAGCCATCTGCTTCTCGCGCAGGTCCGTCCCGCCGTTCAACTGCACCGCACCCGCCATCACGACGATCTGCACCGTCCAGCCTTCGGCCTGCGAGAGATCCACGGTCTTGCCCGCCTTCACCCGGACGTCCCAGACGTTCATCGGCGTGAAAGTGCGTGCCGGGCCTTTGCTCCCGGCGTAGTCGCCCGCGATCACGCGCACGGTTCCCGCGTCATCCGGAAGCGGCACGGCGGGAATCTGCTTGTCGGTGATGGCCTGGTATCCGGGCGCGGTCATCTTGTCCTTGGCCGGGAGGTTCACCCAGAGCTGGGCCATCTCGAACGGGCCACCGGACTTGGCGAAGCCGGCGGAGTGGAATTCCTCGTGGAGGATGCCGCCGCCCGCCGTCATCCACTGCACGTCGCCACGGCCGATCACGCCGCCGCTGCCGGTGGAGTCGCGATGCTCGACCTCGCCGTCATAGACGATCGTGACGGTCTCGAAGCCGCGGTGCGGATGGGCTCCGACGCCGCGGCGCTTGTCCGTGGGCTCGAAGTGGATGGGGGCGGCGTAGTCCAGCAACAGGAACGGGCTGATGCGGCCCGTGTTGCCGGTATAGCCAAACATGCCGTGGACGGGGAAGCCGTCGCCGACCCAGTGGCGGTCGGGAGCGCTGTGGGTACCGAGGATCTTCTTGGGAGTGTTCATGGAAGAAGAATATGGCGGCGAATCGGAGCGACTCAACCCCGGGAGCCCGTCGGGTGGCTCGGCAAGGGCGATCCCAGTGGCTCGGCGGGGCGACCCAGCGGTTCGGCAAGATCGCTCCATGAAGACGTGGGGGGTACCTCAAAGTGCACTTCTGCATTCGCCTGATCCACTGGATCGGCAAAGTGATCCACGGGAGCAACGCCTCTGATCCAAAGGATCACTTTGGAGATCCACGGGATCAGGGGAATGCATTTCATTGAATCTCGGCTACCCACGCGTGTCCCAAGATCGGGCAACACCGCCCTTTCGAAGCGAGGAATCACCATGGCTGCAAGACCGCAAGTCGCCGTAGAACCCCGGCCCGATGGGCGCTGGGCCGTCCAGACCGACAAGACCCAGCGTGCGGACTCGCTGCACGAGCGAAAGTCCGACGCCATCGCGCGCGGCAAGGAGCTGGCGGAGAACAAGCACACCGAGCTCCTGATCAAGAACGAGAACGGGCAGATCTCCGCGAAGCACAGCTACGGCAACGATCCGCGCGGCACGAAGGGCTAGCGCCGCAGGAAGGCGGAAGTGCCTTCACGAAACCCGGGCGTCGAGGCGGCCAATCCAAAATAGTCCGCACCCAGCCCGGCCGACTCTTCGAGCGACATGTTGAGGCCGCGATGCAGGGCCTCCCATGTAAGCCATACCGCAGGGGACGGGCATGACGCCATGTCCATTGCGATACGTTCTGCGGTCGGCAGGAGCTCCTCCGCCGGCACGACATGGTTCACGAGGCCGATCGCGAGCGCCTCGTTCGCATCGATGACGCGGCCGGTCAGCAGCATCTCGGCCGCCCTGCCCTTGCCGACCATGCGCGGCAGGCGCGTCGTTCCACCGAATCCCGCCACGGCACCGATGCGCACTTCGGGGTGACCCATGACGGCGTGGGATGCCGCGATCCGGATGGCGCACGCCTCGGCCAACTCCAGCCCGCCCCCCAGCGCGTAGCCGTTGAGTGCGGCGATGACCGGCTTGCCGAGCGTCTCGATCCGGTGGTTCACCTCCACGGCGAGGCGGGCCAGCTCGCGGACCTCCATCGGCGTGGCGCGGTTCAGGTATGCGATGTCGGCGCCGGCCGAGAACGCCTTGTCGCCCGCGCCGACGATGATGAGGGCGCGCACGTCGGGATCCGCGGCGGCCCATTCGATATCGGAGAGGAGGGCCTGGAGGACCGCGGCATTCATCGCGTTCATGGCCTCGGGACGGTCGATGACGATACGGGCGATCTGGGTCATGGCGCTCTCTTGGGGGGAAACGACGATCCTGCGGCCGAGGTGCATGCGCTCACAAACGACTTCGGGGCATGCCGTGCATGCCCCAAACTCATCCAGATGCCCTGTCGAAACGACCGGCCGCCGTTCGACTAGAGTCATCCAACACCTAATGAAGGAAGAACGATGAAATTCCTGTCGATGATCCGTCTTGACGAGAAGAACGCCGGGCAGCCGAGCGACCGCCTCATGCAGGAAATGGGCAAGCTCCTGGACGAGATGACCCGCAGCGGCACGATGATCAGCACCGCGGGCCTGCGCCCCACGGCCGAGGGCGTTCGGGTGCGCTGGAACCGGGGAAAGGTCTCGGTCACCGACGGTCCGTTCACCGAGACCAAGGAGATCATCGGCGGCTACGCGATCCTGGAGGCCCCCTCGATGAAGGAAGCGCTCGAGATCACCCACCGCTTCCTCGCCATCCACGGCGACGAATGGAACGTCGAATGCGAGGTCCGGGCGCTGGACGGGCCGGAGTTCGGGGTCCGCGCGGGTTGAACCTCGCCGGGCCGCTCCCATCTGATCGGGATGGCCACGGCATTCAAGGATTACTACGAGGTCCTGGGCGTCGCCCGGGACGCGAGCGTGGACGACATCAAGAAGTCGTACCGCAAGCTCGCCCGCAAGTACCACCCGGACGTCTCCAAGGAGCCGGACGCGGATGCGCGCATGAAGGAAGTGAACGAGGCCTACGCGGCGCTCTCGGATCCGGAGAAACGCGCGGCCTACGACCAGGTGGGCAGCGGCTACCAGTCGGGGCAGGACTTCCGCCCGCCGCCGGACTGGGACGCCGGCTTCGAGTTCTCGCGCCACGAGTTCGATCCACGTGAGTCCGCGGACTTCAGCGAGTTCTTCAGCGACCTCTTCGGCCGCATGGGGGGACGCGCCCGGGGGCCGTCGTTCGAAGCGCGCGGCGAAGACCACGTTGCGAAGGTGATGCTCGACATCACGGACGCGTACACCGGCGCCGAACGGCAGATCTCGCTTCGCTCCCCGCGCGTGGACGACCAGGGTCACGCGACGCTGGAGACACGAACCCTCGACGTGAAGATCCCCAAGGGCGTGCACGAGGGCCAGATGATCCGGCTCGCGGGCCAGGGCTCACCGGGGATGGGTGGGCAGCCGGCCGGTGACTTGCTGCTGGAGGTCCACTTCAATCCGCATCCCCGCTATCGGGTCGCCGGAAGGGATTTGCACGTAACCCTCCCCCTCGCCCCGTGGGAAGCGGCGATGGGCGCGGTGGTGCCCGTGGAGACTCCGGGCGGCCTGCTCAACGTGCGCGTGCCGGCGGGTGCGCAATCCGGGAAGCAGATGCGGGTTCGCGGGAAAGGTATTCCGGGCGCCACGCCGGGCGATATCTACCTCGACCTGCAGGTCGTCCTGCCGCCGGCGGACACGGACAAGGCGAAGGAGCTGTACGAGACGATGGCGCGCGAGATGGCCTTCGACCCGCGCGCGCCGAAGGAACAGGCATGAGCGAGCACGAGATCAAGACGCAGTTCACGCTCGAGGAGCTGGCGCGCCTGTGCGCGGTCGAGCAGGAATGGGTCGTGCACCACGTGGAGGAAGGCTTGTTGATTGCAGCTGCCGGCGAGCCTCGCTTCACGGTCACGACGCTGGTGCGCGCCCGCCGCATCCGGCAGATCGAGCGCGACTACGACGCCGTGCCGGAGCTG includes the following:
- a CDS encoding winged helix-turn-helix transcriptional regulator; translated protein: MARARTNPLADCPYTATNAALGGKWKLIIVYWLGESPRHFAALRERMFGISQKVLTQQLRELVADGIVERMETGKVPAKVVYSLTEHGKTVMPLLHSVRHWGMAHLERDGGPRPSSC
- a CDS encoding pirin family protein — its product is MNTPKKILGTHSAPDRHWVGDGFPVHGMFGYTGNTGRISPFLLLDYAAPIHFEPTDKRRGVGAHPHRGFETVTIVYDGEVEHRDSTGSGGVIGRGDVQWMTAGGGILHEEFHSAGFAKSGGPFEMAQLWVNLPAKDKMTAPGYQAITDKQIPAVPLPDDAGTVRVIAGDYAGSKGPARTFTPMNVWDVRVKAGKTVDLSQAEGWTVQIVVMAGAVQLNGGTDLREKQMATLSTEGGGVTIEAKSDAKVLLLAGEPIDEPVVGHGPFVMNTREEIVKAVVDFNAGKFGRM
- a CDS encoding DUF2188 domain-containing protein, coding for MAARPQVAVEPRPDGRWAVQTDKTQRADSLHERKSDAIARGKELAENKHTELLIKNENGQISAKHSYGNDPRGTKG
- a CDS encoding enoyl-CoA hydratase/isomerase family protein — its product is MTQIARIVIDRPEAMNAMNAAVLQALLSDIEWAAADPDVRALIIVGAGDKAFSAGADIAYLNRATPMEVRELARLAVEVNHRIETLGKPVIAALNGYALGGGLELAEACAIRIAASHAVMGHPEVRIGAVAGFGGTTRLPRMVGKGRAAEMLLTGRVIDANEALAIGLVNHVVPAEELLPTAERIAMDMASCPSPAVWLTWEALHRGLNMSLEESAGLGADYFGLAASTPGFREGTSAFLRR
- a CDS encoding YciI family protein — translated: MKFLSMIRLDEKNAGQPSDRLMQEMGKLLDEMTRSGTMISTAGLRPTAEGVRVRWNRGKVSVTDGPFTETKEIIGGYAILEAPSMKEALEITHRFLAIHGDEWNVECEVRALDGPEFGVRAG
- a CDS encoding DnaJ C-terminal domain-containing protein: MATAFKDYYEVLGVARDASVDDIKKSYRKLARKYHPDVSKEPDADARMKEVNEAYAALSDPEKRAAYDQVGSGYQSGQDFRPPPDWDAGFEFSRHEFDPRESADFSEFFSDLFGRMGGRARGPSFEARGEDHVAKVMLDITDAYTGAERQISLRSPRVDDQGHATLETRTLDVKIPKGVHEGQMIRLAGQGSPGMGGQPAGDLLLEVHFNPHPRYRVAGRDLHVTLPLAPWEAAMGAVVPVETPGGLLNVRVPAGAQSGKQMRVRGKGIPGATPGDIYLDLQVVLPPADTDKAKELYETMAREMAFDPRAPKEQA
- a CDS encoding MerR family transcriptional regulator, with the translated sequence MSEHEIKTQFTLEELARLCAVEQEWVVHHVEEGLLIAAAGEPRFTVTTLVRARRIRQIERDYDAVPELAALVADLLEELDARRSHSR